A section of the Candidatus Polarisedimenticolaceae bacterium genome encodes:
- the mqnE gene encoding aminofutalosine synthase MqnE, which yields MSQVLESLASAAGLSAIHDKVMAGERLSFDDGVALFRSRALMPAGALANVVRTKKNGNAAYFVRNMHLNPTNVCTVDCKFCGFYRPYKHKEQGWTWDLDRALGEVRSNLSDAITEVHIVGGHNPDYPYEFYLDLVRGIHELKPGMHVKAFTCAEYDFFAKRFKKDLDRVIDDFKAAGVDSLPGGGAEVLVERVRRELYPKKISAERWLEVARTAHAHGLRSNATMLYGHVETIEERVEHLCRLRALQDETGGFMCFIPLAFHPENTQIAHLPGPTGFDDLLTIAVSRLMLDNFDHVKAYWIMISPRIAQVGLAMGADDIDGTIHEEKIVHMAGAKTPVGLTVAALCRLIRDAGCVPVQRDSVYNVLQRFEEPALA from the coding sequence ATGTCGCAAGTTCTCGAGTCGCTCGCGTCGGCCGCCGGCCTCAGCGCGATCCACGACAAGGTCATGGCGGGCGAGCGCCTCTCGTTCGACGACGGGGTCGCGCTCTTCCGCTCCCGCGCGCTCATGCCGGCCGGCGCCTTGGCGAACGTCGTGCGCACGAAGAAGAACGGCAACGCCGCCTACTTCGTGCGCAACATGCACCTGAACCCGACGAACGTCTGCACGGTCGACTGCAAGTTCTGCGGGTTCTACCGCCCGTACAAGCACAAGGAGCAGGGCTGGACGTGGGACCTCGACCGGGCGCTCGGCGAGGTGAGGTCGAACCTGAGCGACGCGATCACCGAGGTCCACATCGTCGGCGGCCACAACCCGGACTATCCGTACGAGTTCTACCTCGATCTCGTCCGCGGCATCCACGAGCTGAAGCCCGGGATGCACGTCAAGGCGTTCACCTGCGCCGAGTACGACTTCTTCGCGAAGCGGTTCAAGAAGGATCTCGACCGCGTGATCGACGACTTCAAGGCGGCCGGTGTCGACTCGCTCCCCGGCGGCGGTGCCGAGGTCCTGGTCGAGCGCGTGCGACGGGAGCTGTACCCCAAGAAGATCTCCGCCGAGCGCTGGCTCGAGGTCGCCCGCACCGCGCATGCGCACGGCCTCCGCTCGAACGCGACGATGCTCTACGGCCACGTCGAGACGATCGAGGAGAGGGTCGAGCACCTCTGCCGGCTCCGCGCGCTCCAGGACGAGACCGGCGGGTTCATGTGCTTCATCCCGCTCGCGTTCCACCCGGAGAACACGCAGATCGCGCACCTCCCGGGTCCCACGGGGTTCGACGACCTCCTCACGATCGCGGTGTCGCGCCTCATGCTCGACAACTTCGACCACGTGAAGGCGTACTGGATCATGATCTCGCCGCGGATCGCGCAGGTCGGCCTCGCGATGGGCGCGGACGACATCGACGGCACGATTCACGAGGAGAAGATCGTCCACATGGCGGGCGCCAAGACGCCGGTCGGCCTCACGGTCGCCGCCCTCTGCCGCCTGATCCGCGACGCGGGGTGCGTGCCGGTCCAGCGCGACTCGGTCTACAACGTGCTCCAGCGGTTCGAGGAGCCGGCGCTCGCATGA